A stretch of the Acidobacteriota bacterium genome encodes the following:
- a CDS encoding amidase, translating into MGDSKWTRRQALTSLSGGGLALASCRDESPVDAEMRITAEILQAAQQVAGLDFTLPEREQMLKRVNQSLEFFGNLREFPLDNSVPPAIQFDPIPRGNVPYPPAAQPAIARTPIPEVPGRREDLAYWPLSRLAAAVKARKVSSVDLTRLYLERLKKHDEKLECVISYTEELALEQARRADRELGRGRYRGPLHGIPWGAKDLLAVRGYRTTWGATSHRDQTLDLDATVVRMLEEAGAVLIAKLSLGALAAVDVWYGGKTRNPWKLDEGSKGSSAGSAAATATGLVGFSIGSETMGSIVYPSATCGVTGLRPTFGRVSRHGAMTLSWSLDKLGPICRSAEDCALVFAAIHGLDPDDRTTRDRPFVWPVGDQMEGLRVGYAESLFQEQEDEAAKENDARSLEDFRSLGVDLVPVELPQRPLAPELILYTEAAAAFDEFTRNNQDDLLQEQEENNWPNMFRQARMVPAVEYIQANRLRSLLMEDMARLMSGIDAYLAPSFSYNVRLTNLTGLPCLALPNGFDPEGRPTSISLTGRLFDESRILALGRAYQQVTDNHSRQPPGF; encoded by the coding sequence GTGGGTGACTCCAAATGGACGCGCAGGCAGGCGCTGACCTCCCTCTCGGGAGGCGGACTGGCCCTGGCTTCCTGCCGGGACGAATCCCCCGTGGATGCGGAGATGAGGATCACGGCGGAGATCCTGCAAGCGGCTCAACAGGTGGCCGGGCTCGATTTCACGCTCCCGGAGCGGGAGCAGATGCTCAAGCGGGTCAATCAGAGCCTGGAGTTCTTCGGGAATCTCCGGGAGTTCCCCCTGGACAATTCGGTGCCTCCCGCCATTCAATTCGATCCCATTCCCCGCGGGAACGTGCCGTATCCGCCCGCCGCGCAACCGGCCATCGCGAGAACTCCCATCCCCGAGGTGCCGGGCCGCCGGGAGGATCTGGCCTACTGGCCCCTTTCCCGATTGGCGGCGGCGGTGAAGGCCCGGAAGGTGAGTTCCGTGGATCTGACCCGCCTCTATCTGGAGCGCCTCAAGAAACATGACGAGAAGCTGGAATGCGTCATCTCCTACACCGAGGAGCTGGCTCTGGAGCAGGCGCGGCGCGCCGACCGGGAACTGGGTCGTGGACGCTACCGGGGGCCGCTCCACGGCATCCCCTGGGGAGCCAAGGACCTGTTGGCGGTTCGGGGATACCGAACCACCTGGGGAGCCACCTCCCATCGCGACCAGACTCTCGACCTGGACGCCACGGTGGTCCGCATGCTGGAGGAGGCGGGCGCGGTTCTCATCGCCAAGCTCAGCCTGGGAGCCCTGGCCGCGGTCGACGTCTGGTACGGCGGAAAGACCCGCAATCCCTGGAAGCTGGACGAAGGCTCCAAGGGTTCGTCGGCCGGTTCGGCCGCGGCGACGGCCACCGGCCTGGTGGGCTTCTCCATCGGGTCCGAGACCATGGGGTCCATCGTCTACCCTTCGGCCACCTGCGGCGTCACCGGACTGAGGCCGACTTTCGGACGGGTCAGCCGTCACGGCGCCATGACCCTGAGTTGGAGCCTGGACAAGCTGGGCCCCATCTGCCGCAGCGCCGAGGACTGCGCCCTGGTGTTCGCCGCCATCCACGGACTCGATCCCGACGACCGGACCACCCGCGACCGTCCCTTCGTCTGGCCTGTCGGAGACCAGATGGAGGGCCTCCGGGTGGGCTACGCCGAGAGCCTGTTCCAGGAACAGGAGGACGAGGCCGCCAAGGAGAACGATGCGCGGAGCCTGGAGGACTTCCGATCCTTAGGAGTCGATCTGGTCCCGGTCGAGCTGCCGCAGCGGCCCCTTGCGCCGGAACTCATCCTCTACACCGAGGCGGCAGCCGCCTTCGACGAGTTCACGCGGAACAACCAGGACGACCTGTTGCAGGAACAGGAGGAGAACAACTGGCCCAACATGTTCCGCCAGGCCCGGATGGTGCCGGCCGTGGAGTATATCCAGGCCAACCGGCTGCGGTCACTGTTGATGGAGGACATGGCCCGGCTCATGTCTGGAATCGATGCCTACCTGGCTCCCAGCTTCAGCTATAACGTAAGACTCACCAACCTGACGGGACTCCCCTGCCTCGCTCTGCCCAACGGTTTCGATCCCGAAGGCCGTCCCACCAGCATCTCCCTGACCGGGCGCCTCTTCGACGAGTCCCGGATCCTGGCTCTGGGCCGCGCCTACCAGCAGGTCACCGATAATCACTCCCGGCAGCCTCCGGGGTTTTGA
- a CDS encoding sialidase family protein, with translation MRSWCSNGEGRPAPMIHVMGIAVLLLGGACSEPPTPAAPDQKPLFVSGRDGYHTYRIPALLTTGKGTLLAFCEGRKDSRSDHGDIDLLLRRSTDGGETWSRQQVVWDDGGNTCGNPCPVVDQETGTIWLLLTHNPGDEGLREILQPGARGTRTVWVTSSGDDGQTWAPPREITATTKKPDWDWYATGPGVGIQLRHGPDKGRLVIPCDYSYAAPSPDEAVPSYGEPPPAFGSHVIYSDDHGKSWHLGGNIQPHANECQVAELTDGRVLLNFRSYFGRNLRGRSWSSDGGMTWSEPQDDPQLTEPVCQASLLRYSWPDTGGRSRLLFSNPAATERVRMTVRLSYDEGESWPVSRALHPGPSAYSSLAVLPDGTVACLYERGDEAAYETVTLARFSLDWLTRGKDRGD, from the coding sequence ATGCGAAGCTGGTGTTCCAACGGGGAGGGCCGCCCGGCTCCGATGATCCACGTCATGGGGATCGCAGTCCTGCTGCTGGGGGGAGCATGCTCGGAACCCCCCACGCCCGCCGCGCCGGATCAGAAACCGCTTTTCGTGAGCGGCCGGGACGGATATCACACCTACCGGATCCCGGCGCTCTTGACCACGGGGAAGGGAACTCTCCTGGCCTTCTGCGAAGGGCGCAAGGACAGCCGCAGCGATCATGGAGACATCGACCTCCTGCTCCGGCGTTCCACCGACGGAGGGGAGACCTGGAGCCGTCAGCAGGTGGTCTGGGACGACGGCGGCAACACCTGCGGCAATCCCTGCCCGGTGGTGGACCAGGAGACCGGGACGATCTGGCTCTTGCTGACCCACAATCCGGGGGACGAGGGTCTGAGGGAGATCCTGCAGCCCGGCGCCCGGGGGACGCGGACCGTGTGGGTCACCTCCAGCGGGGACGATGGGCAGACTTGGGCGCCGCCTCGGGAGATCACGGCCACCACCAAGAAACCGGACTGGGACTGGTATGCCACCGGTCCCGGCGTCGGAATCCAGCTTCGACACGGTCCCGACAAGGGCCGGCTGGTGATCCCGTGCGACTATTCCTACGCGGCCCCGAGTCCGGATGAAGCGGTTCCCTCATACGGGGAGCCCCCGCCCGCATTCGGCTCCCATGTCATCTACAGCGACGACCACGGCAAGAGCTGGCATCTGGGAGGGAACATCCAGCCTCACGCCAACGAGTGCCAGGTCGCCGAGTTGACTGACGGCCGGGTTCTCCTGAACTTCCGGTCCTACTTCGGCAGGAACCTCCGGGGCCGTTCCTGGAGCAGCGACGGCGGCATGACGTGGTCGGAGCCGCAGGACGATCCCCAGTTGACCGAGCCGGTCTGCCAAGCCAGCCTGCTGCGCTACAGTTGGCCCGACACAGGAGGCCGCAGCCGCCTCCTTTTTTCCAATCCCGCCGCCACCGAGCGCGTCCGGATGACCGTTCGCCTCAGCTACGATGAGGGGGAATCCTGGCCGGTATCGCGCGCTCTGCACCCGGGGCCATCCGCCTACTCCAGCTTGGCGGTTCTGCCGGACGGCACCGTCGCCTGCCTGTACGAACGGGGGGACGAAGCGGCCTACGAGACCGTCACCCTGGCCCGATTCAGCCTCGACTGGCTGACCCGGGGGAAGGATCGAGGGGACTGA
- a CDS encoding serine hydrolase, with amino-acid sequence MHEAKDQDPSDIGLAGYAKLLCSAVFVTGTGEEAAREHSRNVAVDLLKLPESDLEHLDDVIDYDRKRVHATLPGGYRRSAGFYGDQGCIVHPREHDGIFFDLVPVRTALPPADTQAWPMGDLLPEQPLPPEVDEEKLRAAVELAFEPPARTTSLAVVYKGRLIAERYASGICKDTLLESWSMGKSLTGTLAGRLIQEGRLKMTGPAPVPEWQAPGDPRCEIRMEDLFRMSSGLDFTLYEVMEQTPQGTYRISSAYPDHYYVYPCALDVFQYAVSRRLRFSPGTVGRYRNCDPLTLGYLVRRAVEARGEEYLTFPQRALFDRIGIRRMVLDTDPYGNFILSGYEYGTVRDWARIGLLYLQGGVWQGKRLLPEEFVEFVRTPAPAWFNEEGEPSESRYGAMWWLNTTGNFDAPADAFYAAGAGGQNTLVIPSRDLVVARLTEYDVLSVSVPAFNAALRGIQDAIG; translated from the coding sequence ATGCACGAAGCCAAAGATCAGGACCCCAGCGACATCGGTCTGGCCGGGTACGCGAAACTGCTCTGTTCGGCAGTATTTGTTACCGGAACCGGGGAAGAGGCGGCGCGAGAGCACAGCCGAAACGTGGCCGTGGACCTGCTGAAGCTGCCCGAGTCGGACCTGGAGCACCTCGACGACGTCATCGACTACGACCGGAAGCGGGTTCACGCCACCCTGCCCGGTGGCTACCGCCGCAGCGCCGGATTCTACGGCGATCAGGGGTGCATCGTTCATCCCCGGGAACATGACGGCATCTTCTTCGATCTCGTTCCGGTGCGGACCGCTCTGCCCCCGGCCGATACGCAAGCCTGGCCCATGGGAGACCTCCTGCCGGAGCAACCCCTCCCTCCCGAGGTCGATGAGGAGAAGCTGCGAGCGGCGGTCGAACTCGCCTTCGAACCGCCGGCGCGGACCACGTCGCTGGCGGTGGTCTACAAGGGCCGCCTCATCGCCGAGCGCTACGCGTCCGGGATCTGCAAGGACACGCTGCTGGAGAGCTGGTCCATGGGCAAGAGCCTCACCGGCACGTTGGCGGGCCGTCTGATTCAGGAGGGGCGGCTGAAGATGACGGGGCCGGCGCCGGTGCCCGAATGGCAGGCGCCGGGCGACCCGCGCTGCGAGATCCGCATGGAGGACCTGTTCCGCATGTCCAGCGGCCTCGACTTCACGCTCTACGAAGTGATGGAGCAGACACCGCAGGGGACCTACCGGATCTCCAGCGCCTATCCGGACCACTACTATGTCTACCCCTGCGCCCTGGACGTCTTCCAGTACGCCGTCTCGCGCCGGCTGCGTTTTTCTCCAGGAACCGTGGGCCGCTACCGCAACTGCGACCCCCTGACGCTCGGATACCTGGTCCGCCGCGCGGTGGAGGCCCGGGGTGAGGAATACCTTACCTTCCCGCAACGCGCCCTCTTCGACCGGATCGGAATCCGGAGGATGGTGCTGGACACCGACCCCTACGGCAACTTCATCCTCTCCGGCTACGAGTACGGGACGGTCCGGGACTGGGCCCGCATTGGACTCCTTTACCTGCAAGGGGGAGTCTGGCAGGGAAAGCGGCTCCTGCCCGAAGAGTTCGTGGAGTTCGTCCGCACGCCGGCTCCGGCGTGGTTCAACGAGGAGGGGGAACCGAGCGAGTCGCGCTACGGCGCCATGTGGTGGCTCAACACCACCGGCAACTTTGACGCCCCCGCCGATGCCTTCTATGCCGCCGGAGCCGGCGGCCAGAACACGCTGGTGATCCCCTCCCGGGACCTGGTGGTGGCCCGTCTCACCGAGTACGACGTTCTGAGCGTCAGTGTCCCCGCCTTCAACGCGGCGCTGAGGGGGATTCAGGACGCCATCGGATGA
- a CDS encoding ferrous iron transporter B — protein MRTVAVVGPPNTGKSTLFNRLTGLRQRVANYPGVTVEKRIGRARLPGKIEVHLVDLPGIYSLEPRSEDERVARDVLTGRMPGVSSPDAVILILDSTNLGRHLGFAAPILSLGIPTLVVLNMADSLRRGGGRLDLDAVAQQIGAPVALVSARTGEGTEAIREFLVGALAVPAPLELPVIQDVRRCREWSAQVGEAAEYRPPAPPLWTRRLDAVLLHPVAGLLIFAAVVVAVFQTVFTFAVPLMDATAAMISTSGEWVRGLLPDSWFRSLLIEGVWGGVGSVVIFLPQILLLFLFIGVLEDSGYMARAALIADRTMARVGLQGKSFIPLLSAYACAVPAILAARTIESRRDRIATIMIAPFMTCSARLPIYTLVIAAFIPERPVLGGFLGTRAATMLGLYLLGFLAAILTAWALKSSVLRGAGAPFSLEMPPYRLPGLQSLALRLVDRTKIFLRRAGTIILCTTIVLWFLASLPLRNGEAPPIAESVIGTVGRTIEPVIEPLGFDWKIGIGIITSLAAREVIVGTLGTIYGMEADEGSPDLQEALRSDLDLGGAVALLIFFAFAMQCMSTVAVVRRETAGWRWPVAQFAYMTLLAYVAAYLAKQIIGP, from the coding sequence TTGCGCACCGTCGCCGTCGTGGGCCCGCCCAACACCGGGAAGTCGACCCTGTTCAACCGGCTGACGGGACTTCGCCAGCGCGTGGCCAACTATCCCGGCGTCACGGTGGAGAAACGGATCGGGCGCGCGCGCCTCCCCGGCAAGATCGAGGTCCACCTGGTCGATCTTCCCGGTATCTACAGCCTGGAGCCCCGGTCGGAAGACGAACGGGTCGCCCGGGACGTTCTCACCGGCCGCATGCCGGGCGTCTCCAGTCCGGACGCCGTCATTCTGATCCTCGATTCCACCAACCTGGGGCGTCATCTCGGGTTCGCCGCTCCCATCCTCAGCCTGGGAATTCCGACCCTCGTGGTCCTGAACATGGCCGATTCGCTGCGGAGAGGCGGCGGACGCCTCGATCTGGACGCCGTGGCGCAACAGATCGGGGCTCCTGTCGCCCTGGTCAGCGCCCGGACCGGAGAGGGCACCGAGGCGATCCGGGAGTTCCTGGTGGGAGCCCTGGCCGTCCCCGCCCCCCTGGAACTGCCGGTGATTCAGGACGTTCGCCGCTGCCGGGAGTGGTCGGCCCAGGTCGGCGAAGCGGCGGAATACCGCCCCCCGGCCCCCCCGCTGTGGACCCGGCGTCTCGACGCCGTCCTGCTCCATCCGGTGGCGGGCCTTCTCATCTTCGCCGCGGTGGTGGTCGCCGTCTTCCAGACGGTCTTCACCTTTGCCGTCCCCCTCATGGACGCTACCGCCGCCATGATCTCCACTTCCGGAGAATGGGTCCGCGGCCTGCTGCCCGACTCCTGGTTCCGCAGCCTGCTCATCGAAGGGGTCTGGGGCGGAGTGGGATCGGTGGTGATCTTCCTGCCCCAGATCCTGTTGCTGTTCCTCTTCATCGGCGTGCTGGAGGACTCGGGCTACATGGCCCGGGCGGCGCTCATCGCCGACCGGACCATGGCCCGGGTGGGCCTGCAGGGGAAGTCCTTCATTCCGCTGCTTTCCGCCTACGCCTGTGCGGTTCCGGCCATCCTGGCCGCCCGCACCATCGAGAGCAGGCGGGACCGGATTGCCACCATCATGATCGCGCCCTTCATGACCTGCTCGGCCCGATTGCCGATCTACACGCTGGTGATCGCCGCCTTCATCCCGGAACGCCCCGTCCTGGGCGGATTCCTGGGCACCCGGGCGGCGACCATGCTGGGGCTGTACCTGCTCGGATTCCTGGCGGCCATCTTGACGGCGTGGGCCCTCAAGTCGTCGGTGCTTCGCGGCGCGGGCGCCCCCTTCTCCCTGGAGATGCCGCCCTACCGCTTGCCCGGCCTCCAGTCGCTGGCCTTGCGCCTCGTGGACCGCACCAAGATCTTCCTACGGCGAGCGGGGACCATCATTCTCTGCACGACCATCGTCCTTTGGTTCCTGGCCAGCCTCCCGCTCCGGAACGGCGAAGCGCCCCCGATTGCGGAAAGCGTCATCGGCACGGTGGGGCGGACCATCGAACCGGTCATCGAGCCCCTGGGTTTCGACTGGAAGATCGGCATCGGAATCATCACCTCCCTGGCGGCCCGCGAGGTGATCGTGGGAACGCTGGGCACCATCTACGGGATGGAAGCGGACGAGGGCTCCCCGGACCTGCAGGAGGCTCTCAGGAGCGACCTGGATCTGGGCGGGGCGGTGGCGCTGTTGATCTTCTTCGCCTTCGCCATGCAATGCATGTCCACGGTGGCGGTGGTGAGGAGGGAGACCGCGGGTTGGCGCTGGCCGGTGGCGCAGTTCGCCTACATGACGCTGCTGGCCTACGTTGCGGCCTACCTGGCCAAACAGATCATCGGGCCGTGA
- a CDS encoding FeoA domain-containing protein, translated as MARFSLKDLGRFEEGILESIDLPERDARRFMELGFLPGSVVSAAGRSPFGDPRVYRVDGSEVALRRETAARLILRRPGSAHRKDP; from the coding sequence GTGGCACGGTTCTCATTGAAAGACTTGGGGCGGTTCGAAGAGGGCATCCTGGAGTCCATCGATCTGCCGGAGCGGGACGCCCGGCGTTTCATGGAGCTGGGCTTTCTCCCCGGTTCCGTGGTTTCAGCTGCGGGACGATCCCCGTTCGGCGACCCTCGGGTGTATCGGGTGGATGGCTCCGAAGTCGCACTGCGGCGGGAGACGGCTGCCCGTCTGATTCTGCGCCGACCCGGTTCGGCCCACCGAAAAGACCCATGA
- a CDS encoding LLM class flavin-dependent oxidoreductase, translating into MKLGFFTMPLHPPGSDFTETLESDLEQIITLDQLGFHEAWLGEHFTSVWENIPAPDLLLASAIPQTEQIIMGTGVTCMPNHNPFVIASRIAQLDHMCRGRFYWGVGSGGFPGDFEVFGFDPKTGEQRGMTRDAVDVVLQLWQDPRPGLYEHKHWRFTVPEPQSDIGLRFHLKPYQKPHPPIGVAGVSVKSGTLVRAGEEGWIPMSINIVPTRILKSHWEAVLEGAATTGRTPDRSQWRVARNVFVADTTEEARRCVLEGTMARDFEDYFLRLLPKCKMLDLMKTDLDMPDSDVTPEYLLDNLWLVGSPDDVAEKLQALQDDLGGFGVLLVLGHEWDPKDRWVESMRLLQEEVLPRVNGAGESRDG; encoded by the coding sequence ATGAAACTGGGATTCTTCACCATGCCCCTGCATCCACCCGGGTCGGACTTCACAGAGACGCTGGAAAGCGACCTGGAGCAGATCATCACCCTGGATCAGTTGGGGTTTCACGAGGCTTGGCTCGGCGAACACTTCACCAGCGTCTGGGAGAATATCCCCGCTCCCGACCTGCTGCTGGCCAGCGCCATCCCCCAGACCGAGCAGATCATCATGGGCACCGGCGTGACCTGCATGCCCAACCACAATCCCTTCGTCATTGCCAGCCGCATCGCCCAGTTGGACCACATGTGCCGCGGAAGGTTTTACTGGGGCGTGGGCTCGGGGGGGTTTCCGGGCGACTTCGAGGTCTTCGGGTTCGATCCCAAGACCGGCGAGCAGAGGGGGATGACCCGTGACGCGGTCGACGTCGTCCTCCAGCTCTGGCAAGATCCGCGCCCCGGCCTTTACGAACACAAGCACTGGCGTTTCACCGTGCCGGAGCCTCAATCGGACATCGGCCTCCGGTTCCACTTGAAGCCCTACCAGAAACCTCACCCGCCCATCGGCGTCGCCGGCGTGTCGGTCAAATCCGGAACTCTGGTGCGGGCCGGAGAGGAGGGCTGGATTCCCATGAGCATCAACATCGTGCCGACCAGAATTCTCAAGTCCCACTGGGAGGCGGTGTTGGAAGGAGCCGCCACCACCGGACGGACTCCCGACCGGAGCCAGTGGCGCGTGGCCCGAAACGTGTTCGTAGCAGACACGACCGAGGAAGCCAGGCGGTGCGTCCTGGAAGGGACCATGGCGCGGGACTTCGAGGACTACTTCCTCCGCCTTTTGCCCAAGTGCAAGATGCTCGACCTGATGAAGACCGACCTCGACATGCCCGACTCGGACGTGACCCCGGAATACCTGCTGGACAACCTCTGGCTCGTGGGCAGCCCCGACGACGTCGCCGAGAAGCTCCAGGCGCTTCAGGACGACCTGGGGGGCTTCGGAGTCCTCCTGGTTCTGGGTCATGAATGGGACCCGAAGGACCGCTGGGTCGAGTCCATGCGGCTTCTCCAGGAAGAGGTTTTGCCCCGGGTCAATGGAGCTGGGGAGTCAAGAGATGGATAG
- a CDS encoding amidohydrolase family protein gives MKTLSRRRWMSGLALTAAAGRRALAAPSGPSVVDAHAHVWSPDLRKYPLAPGLIRENLWFPSFTVEELVQKGSRAGVARYNLIQMTCYGLDHSYILDAIAGDPTRFVGTGIVPAVSDVSLPSPDRTMKALARGGIYAFRIRGRSTRPAMRSGERWMDHPGFDKMFAAGARHDLCLSFLMTPADLPELNRMCRRFPETPVIIDHFCLIGKQANRVEEETRALCRMARHPRVMLKLGAFYALGKKRPPYLDMLPLIRRLVDAFGPDRCMWESDAPLQTKNGHTFEAAVAVIRDHADFLSSSDKQQILSGTAEKLFFHRSPPVSDDAD, from the coding sequence ATGAAGACCCTGAGCCGGCGCCGCTGGATGTCCGGTCTGGCTCTGACGGCCGCCGCCGGGCGCAGAGCCTTGGCCGCCCCATCCGGACCCTCTGTGGTCGACGCCCATGCCCATGTCTGGTCGCCGGACCTCCGGAAGTATCCTCTGGCGCCGGGCCTGATCCGGGAGAACCTCTGGTTTCCCAGCTTCACGGTGGAGGAGCTGGTCCAGAAGGGCAGCCGCGCCGGAGTGGCCCGCTACAACCTGATTCAGATGACCTGCTACGGTCTCGACCACAGCTACATCCTCGATGCCATCGCCGGCGATCCCACCCGGTTCGTCGGCACCGGTATCGTTCCCGCCGTCAGCGACGTTTCCCTTCCCAGCCCCGACCGCACCATGAAGGCCCTGGCCCGAGGCGGCATCTACGCGTTCCGGATCCGCGGACGATCGACCCGTCCCGCCATGCGAAGCGGCGAACGCTGGATGGACCACCCGGGCTTCGACAAGATGTTCGCCGCCGGAGCCCGCCACGACCTCTGCCTGAGTTTCCTCATGACTCCGGCGGACCTGCCCGAGTTGAATCGCATGTGCCGGCGTTTTCCCGAAACTCCTGTGATCATCGACCACTTTTGCCTGATCGGCAAGCAGGCCAACCGGGTGGAAGAGGAGACCCGCGCGCTGTGCCGCATGGCGCGGCACCCCCGGGTCATGCTGAAGCTGGGCGCATTCTACGCCTTGGGCAAGAAACGCCCGCCTTACCTGGACATGCTCCCGCTGATTCGCCGGCTGGTGGATGCCTTCGGCCCCGACCGGTGCATGTGGGAGAGCGACGCTCCCTTGCAGACAAAGAACGGCCATACTTTCGAGGCCGCCGTCGCCGTAATCCGGGACCACGCCGATTTCCTCTCCTCCTCGGACAAGCAGCAGATCCTGTCCGGGACGGCCGAGAAGCTCTTTTTCCACCGAAGTCCCCCAGTCTCCGACGATGCAGATTGA
- a CDS encoding starvation-sensing protein RspA: MHRRGLLGGLAAGALSGVVSSKEIEARALVEKRTRGMPPPRIRDIQVIATAPRGLRLVVVKVLTDQDGLYGYGCATFTQRADLVVPAVEQYLKPFLVGKPADRIDDTWQACYNSSYWRNGPVLNNAISGVDMALWDIKGRQAGLPVYQLLGGKCREAADCYRHASGAEIGEVIDRARAYMEDGVRHVRVQVGVPGMSGYGGHSGGTPVAKLHDDPVFEPAPYIRRILALFEECRKQLGEEVELLHDVHERITPSQALQLCKDVEQFRLFFLEDPVSPEDIAYFRLIRRHSTTPIAMGELFNSPHEWIPLISERLFDYIRIHISQAGGLTPCRKIAALGELFGVRTAWHGPGDVSPIGHAGNVALDLACYNFGIQEFPGFSERELEVFQGCPEYRNGYLFASEKPGWGIEVDEAAARKYPFGSFESGDKKKHNGGWGVIRRRDGTVIKQ, from the coding sequence ATGCACAGACGTGGACTCCTGGGCGGCTTGGCTGCCGGCGCCCTCTCGGGCGTCGTTTCCTCGAAGGAAATCGAAGCCCGGGCACTCGTGGAGAAGAGGACCCGGGGAATGCCGCCTCCCCGGATTCGGGACATACAGGTCATTGCCACCGCCCCCAGGGGTCTGCGTCTGGTGGTGGTGAAGGTCCTCACCGACCAGGATGGCCTCTACGGCTATGGATGCGCCACCTTCACGCAGCGGGCCGACCTGGTGGTTCCCGCGGTGGAGCAGTACCTGAAGCCGTTTCTGGTGGGCAAACCGGCCGACCGGATCGATGACACCTGGCAGGCCTGCTACAACAGTTCCTACTGGCGGAACGGCCCGGTCCTGAACAATGCCATCAGCGGGGTGGACATGGCCCTCTGGGACATCAAGGGCCGCCAGGCGGGATTGCCGGTCTATCAGCTCCTGGGCGGAAAATGCCGTGAGGCGGCCGACTGCTACCGCCATGCCAGCGGCGCCGAGATCGGGGAGGTCATCGACAGGGCCCGGGCCTACATGGAGGATGGCGTGCGCCACGTCCGGGTCCAGGTGGGTGTGCCCGGGATGTCCGGATACGGAGGCCACTCCGGCGGAACCCCCGTGGCGAAGCTGCACGATGATCCGGTCTTCGAGCCGGCTCCCTATATCCGCCGGATCCTGGCCCTCTTCGAGGAATGCCGGAAGCAGTTGGGCGAAGAAGTGGAGCTGCTCCACGACGTCCACGAACGGATCACCCCCAGCCAGGCGCTCCAGCTCTGCAAGGACGTGGAGCAGTTTCGGCTCTTTTTCCTGGAGGACCCCGTCTCTCCCGAGGATATCGCGTACTTCCGGCTGATCCGCCGCCACTCCACCACGCCCATCGCCATGGGAGAGCTCTTCAACAGTCCCCACGAATGGATTCCCCTCATTTCCGAGAGGCTCTTCGACTATATCCGTATCCACATTTCTCAGGCCGGGGGCCTCACGCCCTGCCGCAAGATCGCGGCCCTGGGGGAGCTTTTCGGCGTCCGAACCGCCTGGCACGGTCCCGGGGACGTGTCGCCGATCGGACATGCGGGCAACGTGGCGCTGGATCTGGCCTGCTACAACTTCGGCATCCAGGAATTCCCCGGTTTCTCCGAACGCGAGCTGGAGGTGTTCCAGGGCTGCCCCGAATACCGGAACGGGTACCTGTTCGCCAGCGAGAAGCCCGGCTGGGGGATCGAAGTGGACGAAGCGGCGGCGCGCAAATACCCCTTCGGAAGCTTCGAGTCGGGTGACAAGAAGAAGCACAACGGCGGCTGGGGCGTGATTCGGCGGCGGGATGGAACCGTGATCAAGCAGTGA